TCGCTTGCATATTTGACCATGAGTATGGTGATCTGACCTTCTAAAGATTACATGGCAATTCGCTCATTATGCaattttcatcatcatcatcatgacACATAAATctttatgtatgtatgtatgacaGCCATGTTTGTTGCATATTTGGACATGATATGGTGATATGACCTTCTAAAAGATTACATGGCAATACAATCATTCTGtagttcatcatcatcatcagcatCATGACATTATCATTAACCAATTAGATTATCAgcatgaatatgtatgtatgtatgaatgaattaCATCCATGTTTGTTGCATATTTGGAGTTTGGACATGAGTTTGGTGGTATGAACTTCTAAAGATTACATGGCAATATGATCATTCTGCAgttttcatcatcatcatcatcatcatcatcatgacattatttttaaCCAATTAGATTATCAACAAAAATctttatgtatgtatgtatgtatgtatgtatgtatgtatgtatgtatgaatgaatgaCATCCATGCTTATTGTATATCTGGACATTAGAATGGCGATATGAACAACTTCGAATTTAACACATATCAATATCAGACACACATCCAACAGCAAACAAagtaaattttagaaaagaaagttaaaattattacCCAATCACCAATAACAAACAAGCTTACTAAGACAGGATTGTGTAGGTTTGTCTTTGACCTCAAAGCATGGAAATCGAGACATGCAAGTCCAAAGCTCCATAAAACTTGAATCCCCATTGACGCAATCAAATAGCTGAAACCAACAAAGAAATGCACAACTAAAAAAACATCACAAACCAACATGCCATTTCAAGTATCTAAGCTACACAGACTAGGGTGTAATTGTCATACATGAGAGCCTTGAGGGGTTATGTCTTTATACTCATGTTAGTATATATGTAGGATACAGATATTAAACACGAatatacgaaaagaaaaaaaatttaaatccagaAATCTATAATAGTTAGTCTTtcaaatgaagaaaacaaagaaatgcAATATGGTaatcttttgattttcattttcttgaagTTCTCGATATCTAgatggtaaaagtattatggcaaCCTCTATATTAAGAGTTGAGTTACATTTTACtcctctattaaaaaaatagataaattagtccTATACGTTTTATTAAagagtaaatattttttttgttaaaagcttcatctatttttatagttaaaaaacTAGTGTAGCTAATAGAATCACCAGATAGTTACACCTGACATCTATCGTGTATCTCGTTATGAGGTACAAAGAGCAATTTTTAACTGTAAAGTAaaatcaatttgctctttgatctaattaatatggattaatttactttttttttgaataaatagaGTAAAATACAATCAACTCTTAGTACAAGaattttcatgatatttttaccatatCTGGACATATATTCTTCAAGTTCTCTCTGAAATATACTCGAACAGGTAGCGTGCCTCACATTCACACTCGAACCCATGCCACATGGATTAATCAATAGAATCATATACAAATAATCATCAATCTAAGTGAAGATATAACCAAGATAATAGAAGGAAAACAATACCAGAAAGCAGTGGAGTTAAAAAAGCCATGAGCAGAAACCATGAAACCAATTGAAGCAGCTGCAGAAAAACACTGCCCAATTCTTAATAATAGTCCACTTAATTTTCCTGGACTACCAAACAAGGCCATATGAACATGTCAAAGGTCTCTAAAGCATGAACAATGAAGAAATGGGATGATGGGGTTGTTTTAGCTTTAGCTTAACTACCATtcaagagatttttttttttttttgcagattTTTGGGTTTAGTTTGGAATCTATTGACTGCAATAACGAATGCTCTCTTTCTAGGAAAGTGACATTGAGATTTCATGTTGGATAGTGACAGCAGCTTGACTATTTGTGTTCTCTTTATCCCTTTTTTATGGATTaaagctgttttttttttttgtttccttttaattatttttggttgcTGATTGGTAAAGTTgcattcatctttttcttttcatgtgaagtatatttacatatatataaatatatataaattcaagtGTGAATGTCTCGAATAAGCATGCTTGAAAGTATGATGGACACGGATATTTTAGTCAATAACAATTGTTCTTATAAAAGTACCGTAGAGGCATGatgattgaattttaactcAATTGGTATGAGCATTATTATCAATATAGGAAGACGTGGACTCAAGTGTGTTAAAacatattatcctcctatttatgggaaCGAATAATCTTTGTATGTTAGCACAAGGACAAAGCCTAGAATTTTTTTGGgcagaattaaattgtatactTTTGCAAtagtaaacatataattttaccattttaatagtctatatctttataattttaaaaaattcaaaaaaatataattttaccattattaatttaaaattttataaattataaagggacctaaatagaaaattttccattctagGAGACCAACTGCCCTGCCAGCCTCCTGAATTTATCAACATGAAGTACACATGACATATCACATGTCACTATTTGATTATTCCGTCAATCAtaccagtttttaacaatacaaattattggaatttttaacaaaactaaccaatttactctttgatgtAACGTACTAGGACTAATTTACCTGTTTTTTGAATAGAGGGAAGAAAATACAATATATCTCTTAGTACAAGTTCTCCATAGCATTTTTATCCAGTGGTTTCATAGCTATGATTGCATactagaaatttttatttgcatAGAGAAACTAGCAATCATGGTACAAGTTACAACagatttcattttttaattcacTTTGATTTTCATGGAACCTATAGTTCTTGTTTATTTGTAGCTTGAGGAATACTGGTTATACTTTTCCCGGACAAAAGCTTCGAGAATGGTGTTCTTCTCCTGAAAATCTTTGAACTCGATTCTCCAACCGTGACCTGCAAAATATAGATGTCAAAAACTTTCAAGATTGACCGTTACGAACattaatcaaatatgaaaaggaGGAAGACAATGAATCCAACTTATGTTGAGTTTTCATGTGCAAAATGTGGTTACAAGGAACAATGGAAACATGTTAATGTTTCAAAAGTATATAGTTCGGATCGGACGACATGTGCAGGAGGCTGTTCTTGAAAAGCATGCAAAGTTTTGATATATACTATCAAAATAGTCCGAAAATTTTACGAGACAACTGACACCAACCTGGTATAATCCAATCGAAATCGAATTGTATCAACTTTTGAACACTATCCACCTGTTTAGGAACtgttaaaaataacaaaatagtgaGCGTAAGTGAAGAAAATGGTAATTGATGAAAGTGGAATCCAGTGAACTGTTAGAAAGACAGGCTCCATAAATAACATATCCAGCTAGATGATGATGATTTGTTGACAAGGTGGCTGCCTATGCTGTCATGTTCATGTTCCCTAAGATCATATTCATAGCTCATGTTgttgtttttagttttactCATAGATGTAATCGTATGATGAAATGCCAGCATTAGTTTGAAGTCAAA
This genomic window from Gossypium raimondii isolate GPD5lz chromosome 10, ASM2569854v1, whole genome shotgun sequence contains:
- the LOC105778559 gene encoding CASP-like protein 5B2, with the translated sequence MALFGSPGKLSGLLLRIGQCFSAAASIGFMVSAHGFFNSTAFCYLIASMGIQVLWSFGLACLDFHALRSKTNLHNPVLVSLFVIGDWVTAILSLAAACSSAGVTVLYSRDLGYCRSPQIPCSHFKASILFAFISWFLLAVSSHVTFWLLAAV